The proteins below come from a single Myxococcus xanthus genomic window:
- a CDS encoding CHAT domain-containing protein, with translation MMGTLCNRLSLFLDGELPPVDEENFRHHLARCDPCASGLHEAMQLELLGFHVMGDPRVLAHEQEDAPETWMASDAPTTRDTAEVPRRPYWRWAPFAVGAVAAAIVLVLVVKSAGVRGSQQEVWLAQTSSRLIEARVAYARADGHRPYEPLRAGVSGPPGGAGSALPLRALADLEDQGDLHGIAAAYLVRKDLRQASDFLHRMSPSPDRDSDLAIVALEQGHPEQALALLDGVLRQAPEHAQAQWNRALVLREMGLTLLAAEAFDAVVKRGEPGWSEEARIRARALRQQTQARGRAWKGARAAVRDLMVDAQARLPLEEAKRFPGIVRLAFYDAVRAAPSREWTLRLLPLADVLDGVQGGEVLRGYVLRVAERDFSRRAPLAADYAKLVRGELSSPARFLETLRRSGEDDLYLGGLINQTAGARHLEDFTRLARAAEDPWLSLLAERELAGAEERAGEWWKAEARLRAAVGACQGKGLSYRCATLKKRLSDLYLALNRPAEAFEQAWSGWLASREQEEWELEQQFLQELAHIARYRLDVTSARAYLRESLARTPDACEQRTYVHRNLAYLSWLEFDAHEARNELELAQECGRPLGLPGALLLSYLARFGADSQDADLLRRTLAELHRGQPSPGKLAQMRFAEGQFVLERDRVAGLELLRGAIQLAESLPNDVDARKTRMGAYNVLAHEAGRTDAPGEALALMGAALQVEVPARCVLGVAVDYERSVVALRGATGELQGHFDASRAEPLGRDASGLVPPSLQAALKGCERVDVLALPPVHGLRGLLPAELAWSYRVGRPGGASPVPARGSGPHLVVNGVEAPAALGLPRLLPLEPPLAPDPQRIELSGMQATPTRVLAAMAQASEVEIHAHGAFSPEMSDASLVVLAPEPDGRYALSAPQVRALKLERAPLVLLATCSAARATPFLHESFSLPVAFIEAGAATVLASTVEIPDSAGRFFEAVRERIRSGAPAALALRDARRTWLAAHPSSDWVHGILLFE, from the coding sequence GTGATGGGGACGCTCTGTAACAGGCTGTCCCTCTTCCTCGATGGCGAGCTGCCGCCCGTGGACGAGGAGAACTTCCGGCATCACCTCGCTCGCTGTGACCCCTGCGCGTCCGGCCTGCACGAAGCCATGCAGTTGGAGCTGCTGGGCTTCCATGTGATGGGGGACCCGCGGGTGTTGGCGCACGAGCAGGAGGACGCGCCCGAAACCTGGATGGCGTCCGATGCGCCCACGACACGTGACACGGCCGAAGTGCCGCGGCGCCCTTATTGGCGCTGGGCCCCGTTCGCGGTGGGCGCGGTGGCGGCGGCCATCGTCCTGGTGCTCGTCGTCAAGAGCGCCGGTGTGCGGGGTTCCCAGCAGGAGGTCTGGCTCGCGCAGACGTCGTCGCGCCTCATCGAGGCGAGGGTTGCCTATGCACGCGCCGACGGACACCGGCCCTATGAGCCCCTACGTGCGGGTGTCAGTGGCCCTCCGGGCGGGGCTGGCTCGGCATTGCCGCTCCGGGCGTTGGCGGATCTGGAGGACCAGGGGGACCTGCATGGCATTGCCGCCGCGTACCTGGTCCGCAAGGACCTGCGGCAAGCCTCCGACTTCCTCCATCGGATGTCGCCGTCACCGGACCGGGACAGCGACCTGGCCATCGTCGCGTTGGAGCAGGGGCATCCGGAACAGGCGCTGGCGCTGCTGGACGGGGTATTACGACAAGCGCCCGAGCACGCCCAGGCGCAGTGGAACCGGGCGCTGGTGCTGCGGGAGATGGGGCTGACGCTGCTGGCCGCGGAGGCGTTCGACGCGGTGGTGAAGCGCGGGGAGCCGGGCTGGAGCGAGGAGGCGCGGATCCGCGCGCGAGCGCTCCGGCAGCAGACGCAGGCGCGTGGGCGGGCCTGGAAGGGGGCTCGCGCGGCGGTGCGGGACCTGATGGTGGACGCGCAGGCGAGGCTCCCGCTGGAGGAGGCGAAGCGCTTTCCTGGCATCGTCCGGCTGGCGTTCTACGACGCGGTGAGGGCCGCGCCGTCGCGGGAGTGGACCCTGCGCCTGCTTCCGTTGGCGGACGTGTTGGACGGCGTCCAGGGCGGCGAGGTGCTTCGCGGCTACGTGCTGCGTGTGGCGGAGCGGGACTTCAGCCGCCGTGCACCCCTGGCGGCGGACTACGCGAAGCTCGTGCGGGGCGAGCTGTCCTCGCCAGCGCGCTTCCTGGAGACGCTGCGGCGTTCGGGCGAGGACGACCTGTACCTGGGCGGGCTCATCAATCAGACGGCAGGCGCGCGCCACCTGGAGGATTTCACGCGGCTGGCCCGTGCGGCCGAGGACCCCTGGTTGTCGCTGCTGGCCGAGCGGGAGTTGGCGGGCGCCGAGGAGCGCGCGGGCGAATGGTGGAAGGCGGAGGCGCGGCTTCGCGCGGCCGTGGGGGCCTGTCAGGGCAAGGGGCTGTCCTACCGCTGCGCCACGCTGAAGAAGCGGCTGTCGGACCTCTATCTCGCGCTCAACCGCCCGGCGGAGGCTTTCGAGCAGGCCTGGAGTGGCTGGCTGGCGTCCCGGGAGCAGGAGGAATGGGAGCTGGAGCAACAGTTCCTCCAGGAACTGGCGCACATCGCGCGCTACCGCTTGGACGTCACCAGCGCGCGCGCCTACCTGCGCGAGTCCCTGGCGCGAACGCCCGATGCCTGTGAGCAGCGCACCTACGTGCACCGCAACCTGGCCTACCTGTCGTGGCTGGAGTTCGACGCGCACGAGGCGCGGAACGAGCTGGAGCTGGCGCAGGAGTGTGGCCGGCCACTGGGGTTGCCCGGCGCGCTGTTGTTGTCATACCTGGCGCGCTTCGGCGCGGACAGCCAGGACGCGGACCTGTTGCGCCGCACCCTGGCCGAGCTGCACCGGGGGCAGCCCTCCCCGGGCAAGCTCGCGCAGATGCGCTTCGCCGAGGGGCAGTTCGTGCTGGAGCGCGACCGCGTGGCTGGGCTGGAGCTGCTTCGCGGCGCCATCCAACTGGCGGAGTCCCTTCCCAACGATGTGGACGCGCGCAAGACGCGCATGGGGGCCTACAACGTCCTGGCGCACGAGGCAGGCCGCACGGACGCCCCAGGTGAGGCCCTGGCGCTCATGGGCGCCGCGCTTCAGGTCGAGGTCCCTGCGCGATGTGTGCTGGGCGTCGCCGTGGACTACGAGCGCTCGGTGGTCGCGCTGCGGGGCGCTACGGGTGAACTGCAGGGACACTTCGACGCCAGCCGCGCGGAGCCCCTGGGGCGGGACGCCTCCGGGCTGGTTCCGCCGTCGCTCCAGGCCGCCTTGAAGGGCTGCGAGCGGGTGGACGTGCTCGCGCTGCCGCCGGTGCATGGCCTGCGGGGGCTGCTGCCCGCGGAGCTCGCCTGGAGCTACCGCGTGGGGCGGCCCGGAGGCGCGTCTCCCGTGCCGGCTCGTGGCAGCGGGCCGCACCTGGTCGTCAATGGGGTTGAGGCTCCCGCGGCGCTGGGCCTCCCGCGGTTGCTTCCACTGGAGCCACCGCTCGCACCGGACCCGCAGCGAATCGAGCTGTCGGGCATGCAAGCCACGCCAACCCGGGTGCTGGCGGCCATGGCGCAGGCCAGTGAGGTGGAAATCCACGCGCACGGCGCCTTCAGCCCCGAGATGTCAGACGCCTCGCTGGTGGTGCTGGCGCCTGAACCCGATGGCCGATACGCGCTGTCCGCCCCTCAGGTCCGCGCGCTGAAGCTGGAGCGCGCGCCGCTCGTGCTTCTGGCCACGTGCAGTGCGGCCCGAGCCACGCCTTTCCTTCATGAGTCCTTCAGCCTGCCGGTGGCCTTCATCGAAGCAGGCGCGGCCACGGTGCTGGCCTCCACGGTGGAAATCCCCGACTCGGCGGGGCGCTTCTTCGAAGCGGTGCGTGAGCGCATCCGGAGCGGCGCGCCGGCGGCCCTCGCGCTCCGCGACGCGCGGCGCACGTGGCTGGCGGCCCATCCCTCCTCGGACTGGGTTCACGGCATCCTCCTCTTCGAATGA
- a CDS encoding RNA polymerase sigma factor, which translates to MSGQRIATVIRIPVAYSTDVHPDGFEEFAHRVRPMLLALARRLCGQGGIDPEDLVQEALTRGLLHHGALAAQPEPVYRAWLCRAMTNHFLDQCRKRRSELLEQDRPELRLVREGVAAPEPEAMEVWEHISAKDFKAAIAQLSNPRVREAYSLHASGLRYRAIALRMGVPEGTVGSWLYQARKELKALLLPLTGSDGGGSA; encoded by the coding sequence ATGAGCGGCCAACGCATTGCCACAGTCATTCGCATTCCTGTGGCCTACAGTACGGATGTGCATCCCGACGGGTTCGAGGAGTTCGCGCATCGTGTCAGGCCCATGCTGTTGGCCCTGGCGAGACGGTTGTGCGGTCAGGGGGGCATCGATCCGGAAGACCTGGTGCAGGAGGCGCTCACGCGCGGACTGCTGCATCACGGGGCACTCGCTGCGCAGCCGGAGCCCGTCTACAGGGCGTGGTTGTGTCGGGCGATGACCAATCATTTCCTCGACCAGTGCCGCAAGCGGCGCTCGGAGTTGCTGGAGCAGGACCGTCCGGAGCTGCGGCTGGTGCGCGAGGGAGTGGCGGCCCCCGAGCCGGAGGCCATGGAGGTCTGGGAGCACATCTCGGCGAAGGACTTCAAGGCGGCCATCGCCCAGTTGTCGAATCCCAGGGTGCGTGAGGCGTATTCGCTGCATGCCTCGGGGCTGCGCTACCGCGCCATCGCCCTGCGCATGGGCGTCCCCGAAGGCACCGTGGGGAGCTGGCTCTATCAGGCCCGCAAGGAGTTGAAGGCGCTTCTGCTGCCGCTCACCGGGAGCGACGGAGGAGGCAGCGCGTGA
- a CDS encoding sensor histidine kinase produces MGPLFAYSLVPVLSVSLLLFFTAVLRGHNARGLTLYCLATAGWTGALLLLCIPSMAWVGERFVAGGAFVAAAYLHSAYDVTRQRSYRLVVLAYCVAVVVTGIGAFLPNVLHGPLAMGRGPLFWPTMMLAVAAAGVPLVHLSRAYRGEAPERRPILLSLGIAGLLAYLGSIGNALLLSGGYALPFGMYLVLAALLVLVHVINAHQPAADRRLLERSLVYSAVAAVLSAGFLFGVLTLLSGSGQPFLTEYRVGAFFLLALAALAFEPVRQALQAWLGRRLLKGRATSDELAVALAREEARADQSARLAELGQFTSAVAHEVRNPLGVLAAHLKLLERRGGDPDTVAAMREQIDRASHFVDELLRYGRPRPLDLRRVDVSATVALAYSTARQGLGSLAPDVAFESEEDASLTVEADQSQLSQVMVILLENALLALRDVPAPRLRTSIEQASGRLLVRVEDSGPGIPPELLPRLFQPFVTGRKREGPRPGTGLGLAIARGIVERHGGRLSAGRSEALGGAALTLELPVAQPASISAALA; encoded by the coding sequence ATGGGGCCCTTGTTCGCCTACAGCCTCGTGCCTGTCCTCTCCGTGTCGCTGCTGCTGTTCTTCACGGCCGTGCTTCGGGGGCACAACGCGCGAGGCCTGACGCTCTACTGTCTGGCGACCGCAGGGTGGACGGGCGCGCTGCTGCTGCTCTGCATCCCGTCCATGGCGTGGGTGGGGGAGCGCTTCGTGGCGGGTGGGGCCTTCGTCGCGGCGGCATACCTGCACTCCGCCTATGACGTGACCCGGCAGCGCTCCTATCGGCTGGTGGTGCTCGCGTACTGCGTGGCGGTGGTGGTGACGGGCATTGGCGCGTTCCTTCCCAACGTCCTGCACGGGCCGCTGGCGATGGGGCGAGGCCCCCTGTTCTGGCCCACCATGATGCTCGCCGTGGCGGCGGCGGGCGTGCCGCTGGTGCATCTGTCGCGCGCGTACCGGGGCGAAGCTCCCGAGCGACGGCCCATCCTCCTCAGTCTGGGCATCGCCGGGCTGCTCGCGTACCTGGGCAGTATCGGCAACGCCCTGTTGCTGTCGGGCGGGTACGCGTTGCCGTTCGGGATGTACCTGGTGCTGGCGGCGCTGCTGGTGCTGGTGCATGTCATCAATGCCCATCAGCCAGCCGCGGACCGACGGCTGCTCGAACGCAGCCTCGTCTACTCCGCGGTGGCGGCGGTGTTGTCCGCGGGCTTCCTCTTTGGCGTATTGACGCTGCTGTCGGGCAGCGGGCAGCCGTTCCTCACCGAGTACCGCGTAGGTGCCTTCTTCCTCCTGGCCCTGGCCGCGCTCGCGTTCGAGCCCGTGCGTCAGGCGCTTCAGGCCTGGCTGGGGCGCCGGCTCCTCAAGGGCCGGGCCACCAGTGACGAACTGGCCGTGGCGCTCGCTCGCGAGGAGGCGCGCGCGGACCAATCCGCGCGGTTGGCGGAGTTGGGACAATTCACGTCCGCAGTGGCCCACGAGGTCCGCAATCCGTTGGGCGTGCTCGCCGCGCACCTCAAGCTGCTGGAGCGAAGGGGCGGGGACCCGGACACGGTGGCGGCCATGCGGGAGCAGATCGACCGCGCCAGTCACTTCGTGGACGAACTGCTGCGCTATGGACGCCCGCGCCCGCTGGACCTGCGCCGCGTGGATGTCTCAGCCACCGTCGCGCTGGCGTACTCCACCGCGCGGCAGGGACTTGGCTCGCTCGCGCCCGATGTCGCCTTCGAGTCCGAGGAGGACGCGTCGCTCACCGTGGAGGCCGACCAGTCCCAGCTCTCACAGGTAATGGTCATCCTGTTGGAGAATGCCTTGCTCGCCCTGAGAGACGTGCCCGCACCGCGGTTGAGGACATCCATTGAGCAGGCGAGCGGCCGGTTGCTCGTCCGGGTGGAGGACAGCGGGCCTGGCATTCCACCGGAACTGCTGCCCCGGCTCTTCCAGCCTTTCGTGACGGGCCGCAAGCGCGAGGGACCTCGGCCGGGGACAGGCTTGGGGCTGGCCATCGCACGAGGCATCGTCGAACGGCATGGCGGACGTTTGAGTGCGGGACGCTCGGAAGCCCTGGGGGGCGCGGCGTTGACGTTGGAATTACCCGTGGCGCAGCCTGCCTCGATTTCCGCCGCGCTGGCCTGA
- a CDS encoding alpha/beta fold hydrolase: protein MSERIIESGDIRLCTEGFGREGDAPVLMLMGAASSMLGWPDGLMEQLARAGRFVIRYDHRDTGRSSHGVPGATPYTLDDLAADVISVLDGYGIERAHLVGMSLGGLLCQLVALKYPERVLSLTLISAQIFSEPDFEDPGMDPAVLAHFQRAATLNWSDEAEAIGFQVELSRLCVGRARRSFDEARVRARAVQDYRRALAPQCALNHAGLSGGLEWYGRTREIEAPLLVIHGSVDPVIDHAHGVALSRAVKGACLVTLHDAGHDLHPDDWETMTRAITAHTSAASPPHGAR from the coding sequence ATGTCCGAGCGCATCATCGAATCGGGCGACATTCGGCTCTGTACCGAGGGCTTCGGGCGTGAGGGCGACGCCCCCGTGCTGATGTTGATGGGGGCGGCCAGCTCGATGCTGGGGTGGCCTGATGGGCTCATGGAGCAGCTCGCGAGGGCGGGGCGCTTCGTCATCCGCTACGACCACCGCGACACGGGGCGCTCCTCGCACGGTGTGCCAGGAGCCACGCCCTACACGCTGGACGACCTCGCCGCCGATGTCATCTCCGTGCTGGATGGATACGGCATCGAGCGCGCGCACCTCGTGGGGATGTCATTGGGGGGCCTGCTCTGCCAGCTCGTGGCGTTGAAGTACCCGGAGCGCGTCCTCTCGCTGACGCTCATCAGCGCCCAGATTTTCTCGGAGCCTGATTTCGAGGACCCGGGTATGGACCCGGCGGTGCTCGCGCACTTCCAGCGGGCCGCCACGCTGAACTGGTCCGACGAGGCCGAGGCCATCGGTTTCCAGGTCGAACTCTCACGGTTGTGCGTGGGCCGTGCGCGAAGGTCGTTCGACGAGGCTCGGGTGCGGGCGCGAGCAGTACAGGACTACCGGCGCGCGCTCGCGCCTCAATGCGCGTTGAACCACGCGGGGCTGTCCGGTGGCCTGGAGTGGTACGGCCGGACGCGTGAGATTGAAGCGCCGCTGCTGGTCATCCACGGCTCGGTGGACCCGGTCATCGACCATGCGCATGGCGTGGCCTTGAGCCGTGCCGTCAAGGGCGCGTGCCTGGTGACACTGCACGACGCGGGGCATGACCTGCACCCGGATGACTGGGAGACGATGACCCGGGCCATCACCGCCCATACCTCGGCGGCGAGTCCGCCTCACGGCGCTCGCTGA
- a CDS encoding TetR/AcrR family transcriptional regulator, with amino-acid sequence MPRPKLHSDEAILDAAMFVLLRNGPGAFTLNDVAVAVGMSRAALIQRFKNKEHLYFRLMERTAEQKREYFAGLPVEVGAQGLWRFLKTLVSVMGEGEALDAHLLLAWEDVRDPTLRRMAHERNLLVRDAIAVRLPPSVDRGAVSALLQDVIAGATMQWLVERTPPLTEYVLARLRTLLGCVFPRESFD; translated from the coding sequence GTGCCCCGGCCCAAGCTGCACAGCGACGAAGCCATCCTCGACGCCGCCATGTTCGTGTTGCTTCGGAACGGGCCGGGCGCATTCACGCTGAATGACGTGGCCGTCGCGGTGGGCATGTCCCGCGCGGCGCTCATCCAGCGCTTCAAGAACAAGGAGCACCTCTACTTCCGGCTCATGGAGCGGACCGCCGAGCAGAAGCGCGAGTATTTCGCCGGTCTGCCCGTGGAAGTCGGAGCACAGGGTCTCTGGCGTTTCCTGAAGACCCTGGTCTCGGTGATGGGGGAGGGCGAGGCGCTCGACGCACACCTGCTCCTGGCCTGGGAGGACGTGAGAGACCCCACGTTGAGGCGGATGGCACATGAGCGGAATCTGCTCGTGCGCGACGCCATCGCCGTCCGGCTTCCTCCCAGCGTCGACCGTGGCGCGGTGTCCGCCCTGCTTCAAGACGTCATCGCGGGTGCGACGATGCAGTGGTTGGTGGAGCGGACGCCGCCGTTGACGGAGTACGTCCTCGCTCGCTTGCGCACGTTGCTCGGGTGCGTGTTCCCACGAGAGTCCTTCGACTGA
- a CDS encoding alpha/beta fold hydrolase, producing MMGSTGMLNVDDGGVGGLPVVFVHSSAGNTTHWAAQLSYLRERRRALALDLRGHGKSELPRDGGFAVEDFARDVGTVVDGLGLQRFVLVGHSLGGAVCVAYAGAQPDRVAGLFLLDPASDGRSMPAEQARGLMAVLATEAWSAVVEEAWSPMLAPSRPEVRERILSEMRATSQEGVRGGLGALLDFDPVTPLRRYSGPRLSVVTAFNEEPGSYHHLVPELPHAKVEGTGHWVQLDAPDEVNRLLDGFLATVR from the coding sequence ATGATGGGGTCCACGGGAATGCTGAATGTCGACGATGGGGGCGTGGGTGGACTGCCGGTGGTGTTCGTCCATTCCAGCGCCGGCAACACCACGCACTGGGCCGCGCAGCTGTCGTACCTGCGCGAGCGCCGCCGGGCCTTGGCACTGGACCTGCGTGGCCACGGGAAGTCCGAGCTGCCACGGGACGGCGGCTTCGCCGTGGAGGACTTCGCGCGGGACGTGGGGACGGTGGTGGATGGGCTGGGGCTTCAGCGCTTCGTGCTGGTGGGGCACAGCCTGGGCGGGGCCGTCTGCGTGGCCTACGCGGGGGCGCAGCCGGACCGCGTCGCGGGGTTGTTCCTCCTCGACCCGGCCTCGGATGGACGCTCGATGCCAGCGGAGCAGGCCCGGGGCTTGATGGCGGTGCTGGCGACCGAGGCCTGGAGCGCGGTGGTGGAGGAGGCCTGGTCCCCCATGTTGGCGCCGTCCCGGCCGGAGGTGCGCGAGCGCATTCTCTCCGAGATGCGCGCCACGTCCCAAGAGGGCGTCCGGGGCGGACTGGGGGCCCTGCTGGACTTCGACCCCGTGACGCCGCTGCGGCGCTACTCGGGGCCGCGTCTGTCGGTCGTGACGGCCTTCAATGAGGAACCGGGCTCGTATCACCACCTGGTGCCGGAGCTGCCGCACGCGAAGGTGGAGGGCACGGGGCACTGGGTGCAGCTCGACGCTCCGGACGAGGTGAACCGGCTGCTGGACGGCTTTCTCGCCACGGTGCGCTGA
- a CDS encoding helix-turn-helix transcriptional regulator: MARVDRVMRLLDFLRGRDGTTVAEISEALEVSARTVHRDLATLREQGIPLSSDTGPGGGVRLERDRGVAAVHLSQEEVVALWLAANLSATGSTLPWGGAARSGLQKLFASVPKERARGMRELCRRVVVGRPASARVLKDVGTPPEELLAVFERAFREQVCLSFEYRDRHGKATRRIVEPHGLLVESPVWYVLARDVEKAAARMFRMDRIRRARLVPDRPFTPDMEGLRAQADAQRANGTRAPG; this comes from the coding sequence ATGGCACGAGTCGACCGGGTAATGCGGCTGCTGGACTTCCTGCGGGGACGGGATGGGACGACGGTGGCGGAGATCTCCGAGGCGCTCGAAGTGAGCGCACGCACTGTCCACCGGGACCTGGCGACGCTGCGGGAACAGGGCATTCCCCTGAGCAGCGACACAGGCCCTGGGGGCGGCGTCCGGCTGGAACGGGACCGGGGCGTGGCGGCCGTCCACCTGTCGCAGGAGGAAGTAGTGGCGCTCTGGCTGGCCGCCAACCTGTCCGCGACGGGCAGCACGTTGCCCTGGGGCGGCGCGGCGCGCTCGGGGCTCCAGAAGCTCTTCGCCAGTGTCCCCAAGGAGCGGGCCCGGGGAATGCGCGAGCTCTGCCGCCGCGTGGTCGTGGGACGACCCGCGAGCGCCCGCGTGCTGAAGGACGTCGGCACACCGCCCGAGGAGCTGCTCGCCGTCTTCGAGCGGGCCTTCCGCGAGCAGGTCTGCCTCTCCTTCGAGTACCGCGACCGGCACGGCAAGGCGACTCGCCGCATCGTGGAGCCGCACGGGCTGCTGGTGGAGTCGCCCGTCTGGTACGTGCTGGCCCGGGACGTGGAGAAGGCCGCGGCGCGCATGTTCCGCATGGATCGCATCCGCCGGGCCCGCCTCGTCCCCGACCGCCCCTTCACGCCCGACATGGAGGGCTTGCGAGCCCAGGCCGATGCCCAGCGCGCGAACGGTACGCGAGCCCCAGGCTGA
- a CDS encoding DMT family transporter: MRYFAMVAAGATLWGCWALFFRPAGLAGPQNAFLVLLAMSLPAPFLFRRDALRDRRATLAMLVVALADAANTALFFAAMERGPVSIAVLTHYLAPLLLALLAPWVLGEERSTRALIGGPVTLVGLALLIGRPDGDFSGLTALLGAGSACFYAIIVLAAKQAARAYSPMAVTSLHAPISAGVLLLCFGDRVLPPTVDGGTLLVLVGGIVCGLIGNILFHTGLRHVPTAATAALTYLEPLTASLVGWAFFSETLTPVALGGGLLVLVAGAWVAAERRATLQAVPLRAAAR; the protein is encoded by the coding sequence GTGCGGTACTTCGCCATGGTCGCGGCCGGGGCCACCCTCTGGGGGTGCTGGGCGCTCTTCTTCCGTCCAGCGGGGCTCGCCGGGCCGCAGAACGCATTCCTCGTGCTCCTGGCCATGTCGCTCCCGGCGCCCTTCCTGTTCCGGCGCGATGCCCTGCGCGACCGCCGGGCCACCCTGGCGATGCTCGTCGTGGCGCTGGCGGACGCTGCGAACACGGCCCTCTTCTTCGCCGCCATGGAGCGCGGGCCGGTGTCCATCGCCGTGCTGACGCACTACCTGGCGCCCTTGCTGCTGGCGCTGCTGGCCCCCTGGGTGCTGGGCGAGGAGCGCTCCACCCGGGCCCTGATAGGCGGCCCCGTGACGCTGGTGGGCCTGGCCCTGCTCATCGGCCGGCCCGACGGCGACTTCTCAGGGCTGACGGCGCTGCTGGGCGCGGGCAGCGCCTGCTTCTACGCCATCATCGTCCTGGCCGCGAAACAGGCGGCGCGGGCCTATTCACCCATGGCCGTGACATCACTGCATGCCCCCATCTCCGCGGGCGTGCTGCTGCTCTGTTTCGGAGACCGGGTACTGCCACCCACGGTGGATGGAGGCACGCTCCTCGTGCTCGTGGGCGGCATCGTTTGCGGCCTCATTGGAAACATCCTCTTCCATACCGGTCTGCGGCACGTTCCCACGGCGGCCACGGCGGCGCTCACGTACCTGGAACCGCTCACCGCTTCACTGGTGGGCTGGGCCTTCTTCTCGGAGACGCTGACGCCCGTTGCCCTGGGCGGAGGCCTGTTGGTGCTGGTGGCCGGCGCATGGGTGGCGGCCGAGCGACGCGCCACCCTCCAGGCCGTGCCGCTGCGCGCCGCGGCACGTTGA
- a CDS encoding tRNA-uridine aminocarboxypropyltransferase, producing the protein MRSRTPEDLAGRCPRCFLPAALCLCAEVPCVSTRTELLIVRHHKETLKSTNTARMAALAIPRCNIVSYGSPGVPFDASILEGDDTWLLFPDAHHEPAPGAAFPSRLIILDGSWGQARRMVQRVPALRRLPGLKLPPPAPDSRRLRRPPHPDGMSTLEAIAGALAYLEGEHIAQPLHALHEQMIDRVLASRGRNT; encoded by the coding sequence ATGAGGTCTCGAACGCCCGAGGACCTCGCGGGTCGCTGCCCGCGCTGCTTCCTCCCCGCTGCCCTGTGTCTATGCGCCGAGGTGCCGTGCGTCTCCACGCGCACGGAGTTGCTCATCGTCCGGCACCACAAGGAGACGCTCAAATCCACCAACACCGCGCGCATGGCGGCGCTCGCCATTCCCCGGTGCAACATCGTCTCCTATGGCTCGCCGGGCGTCCCCTTCGACGCCTCCATCCTGGAGGGCGATGACACGTGGCTGCTGTTCCCGGACGCACACCACGAGCCCGCGCCCGGTGCGGCCTTTCCCAGCAGGCTCATCATCCTGGATGGGAGCTGGGGACAAGCACGCCGCATGGTTCAGCGAGTCCCCGCGCTGCGGCGGCTGCCCGGCTTGAAGCTGCCACCGCCCGCGCCGGACTCGCGGCGCCTGCGTCGCCCACCCCACCCGGATGGCATGTCCACGCTGGAGGCCATCGCCGGTGCGCTTGCGTATCTGGAGGGCGAACACATCGCCCAACCGCTCCATGCACTGCACGAGCAGATGATTGACCGCGTCCTCGCGAGCCGGGGACGGAACACCTAG
- a CDS encoding VanW family protein — protein sequence MPSPPIAPRLLELSAHALLWRRSKQWMLQANRLVRWSATPERWPRPLLAPTHEKGVLLGSHTVNLERSDSDADPVLEAGKQHNVRLAAPAFDGLLLAPDRPLSFWRTLGRLTERKGYRHGLALSGGCLTPSIGGGICLLANALFEFGARQGWHILERWGHTMEAVPPPPGALWGMDATVAWPYVDLVMAPREGAVRLGARVSDGKLRLSIHGAEAPRTRSRLWSEDESLLELAEGTLRINRVVRRVEDTSSGAVLEERTIAENRRRLLNPEARKRTCLTCGETACHARVEVPRSEVRAP from the coding sequence ATGCCCTCGCCGCCCATCGCTCCCCGACTCCTGGAGTTATCCGCCCACGCCCTGCTGTGGAGGCGAAGCAAGCAGTGGATGCTCCAGGCGAACCGGCTGGTGCGGTGGTCCGCGACCCCCGAGCGCTGGCCGCGCCCGCTCCTGGCACCCACTCACGAGAAGGGCGTGCTCCTCGGCTCGCACACCGTGAATCTGGAGCGCTCGGACTCGGACGCGGACCCCGTGCTCGAAGCGGGCAAGCAGCACAACGTGCGTCTGGCGGCGCCGGCATTCGATGGCCTCCTCCTCGCTCCGGACAGGCCCCTCTCTTTCTGGCGCACGCTGGGCCGGCTGACGGAGCGCAAGGGCTACCGGCATGGGCTGGCGCTGAGCGGTGGCTGTCTCACCCCGTCCATCGGGGGCGGCATCTGCCTTCTGGCCAATGCGCTCTTCGAGTTCGGCGCACGCCAGGGCTGGCACATCCTGGAGCGCTGGGGGCACACGATGGAGGCGGTACCCCCGCCGCCAGGCGCGCTGTGGGGAATGGATGCCACGGTGGCCTGGCCCTATGTGGACCTGGTGATGGCGCCTCGTGAGGGAGCGGTGCGGCTCGGAGCCCGCGTCTCGGACGGGAAGCTGCGGCTCTCCATCCATGGGGCGGAGGCCCCCCGGACACGCTCACGGCTGTGGTCCGAGGACGAGTCCCTTCTCGAGCTCGCCGAGGGAACCCTGCGCATCAACCGCGTCGTGCGCCGAGTCGAAGACACCAGTTCTGGCGCCGTGCTCGAGGAGCGCACCATCGCCGAGAACCGGCGCCGCCTGCTGAACCCCGAGGCGCGGAAGCGGACGTGCCTGACGTGCGGGGAGACCGCATGCCACGCCCGCGTCGAAGTCCCACGGTCGGAGGTCCGGGCGCCATGA